The segment TGATTTTCTGGATCAACGTCCAAGTTCCATATGAATCTTTAGCTAAATAAAACTTTTTACCCAAATTTATATCATTAATACTTATCTCTTGAGATGAAGATATATATATCGGGCCTTGGAGTTCATGTTGCGAATATTCAGTAACAAGGAAAGGGATAATTTTTGACTTGTAGGATTTTTTAAACAGTCTATAGTTTAGTTTTTTGTCAGGAAGATTTTTGCCAACTGGAATCCAAACTTCCCAATTGTTTGGAAAGGCAACTAGAGCTTGATAACCTTTTTCTTTTAATTTTTCAGCTTGCTTTTGTGCCGATTCATAGCTTGCAAATGGACCAAATACTATTCTTTCAACAGTGAAAGGGGTTATCAAGTTTTTTTTCTTCAAAACAATATTTATTTTTTTGGATTTGTGTTTTAAACCATTAGTAGAATGGAGTTTTAAAAATTCATTTTTTGTAGTAAAAGTAATATTATTTTTTTTTGGAAAGTTATCACTCCTAGCTCCTAAGTATTGTTTTAATCCAATTAAAAAATTACCTTTTTTTAATTCTTGAGTAAGATTTATTTTTGAAGATTCATCTGCAAAGCCACTTAATGTCAGTATTGGAGAAATTGAACAAAATAACCAACATCCATAAATGAGAAACTTTAAGTTCAATTTGCGCAGCATAAGTTCGACATTACCTTTTCAATTCAAAACTTTAATTTGCACCAATGCATATAAAGGTTTAGATTATCTAGATTAAACATTATCAAGGTAAATGTCTAAACTTAAAACTCGTAAATCAGCAGCTAAAAGATTTAAAGCTACTGCTACGGGTAAATTTACTAGAAGAAGAGCTTTCCATAATCATTTATTAGATCACAAAAGCTCAAAATTGAAGAGACATCTTAAAACAAAAGCTGTTGTTGATGAAAGAGATGCTGATAATGTAAAATTAATGATTCCTTACGCTTAAGAGCATTCAAATTACTTTTAAAATAAATTTATGGCACGCGTTAAAAGAGGCAACATAGCCAGAAAAAGAAGAAACAAAATCTTAAACCTTGCTAAAGGTTTCAGAGGAGGAAACAAAAATCTTTTTAGAACAGCAAATCAAAGAGTAATGAAAGCTCTTTGCAACGCTTATAGAGATAGAAGAAGAAGAAAAAGAGATTTCAGAAGACTTTGGATCTCAAGAATAAATGCCTCGGCAAGAATTAATGGCACAAATTACAGCAGATTAATTAATGGGATGAAGAACTCTGAGATAATTATCAATAGAAAAATGCTTGCACAATTAGCTTTAAGCGATCCACAATGTTTTGAAAAAATAGTTTCTACCGTAAACAATTAAATTAAAAAAATAAAATTGTTCAAAATATCTTATAAGTAATGGAAATATCTTCCTTTCAATCCTATTTGATCATCCTTTTTATAGTACTTATAATAATCTCTATTTTTGTATTTCGACAATTTCTTAGGACAAGAAAGGAAGAATTAAATTTAGTAAAATTTGAGCAAAAAGGCCTTAATTCACTAACAAAAGCTTCTGAATTATATGAATTTGGCTCTATCCAAATTAAAAAAAGGTTATATACAGAGGCCTCTAAGACTTTTCTGAAAGCTGTTGAATCTTATGATAATGAACCAGACGAAGCAAAAGCCATTATTGAAAATGCTCTCGGTTTTTCTTATGCAGCACAAAATGAGTTTAAAAAAGCAATCAAGCACTATAACTCAGCTATAAAATCACTCCCTGAATATACAGTCGCTTTAAATAATCTGGCATCCGCACAACAACGATTGCTGGAATATGATTTGGCATATGCAACTTATAAGAAAGTTTTAGTAATAGATCCAAACAACAAAACAGCAATTAAAAAGAGCAAAGAACTTGAAAAAAGAAATAATTACACACCTTTCAAAGGAATAAAAGATAAAGGATTTTAAAATGAAAGAAGATTCATGTTTACAAATTGGAGGTAAAAGCTTCTCAAGTAGGTTGATGGTTGGTACAGGAAAATATACGTCTTCGGAAGTCATGCTAGAGAGTTTAGCTAATACTGAATCTGAAATAGTGACTGTCGCAGTGAGAAGAATTCAAAATAATCAAAATGGAGAAAATTTACTGGAAAAAATTGACTGGAAAAAATTCTGGATGCTTCCTAATACTGCTGGTTGTACCAATTCAGACGAGGCAATAAGAATAGCAATTTTAGGAAGAGAACTTGCCAAATTATCAGGTCAAGAAGAAAATAATTTCGTCAAATTAGAAGTTATTCCTGACAAAAAATATTTATTACCTGATCCTATTGAAACCCTTAAAGCAGCTGAAATATTGATAAATAAAGATTTTATTGTTCTTCCATATATAAATGCTGATCCAATATTAGCAAAAAAGTTAGAGGAGATAGGTTGTTCGACTGTGATGCCATTAGGATCACCCATCGGCTCTGGTCAAGGCCTTTTAAATTTATCTAATATATCCATAATTATTGAAAATTCTAATATTCCAGTCATAATTGATGCCGGCATAGGTGTACCTAGTGAAGCTTCTCAGGCTATGGAACTTGGAGCAGATGGAGTTTTAATCAATAGTGCTATCGCATTAGCTAAAAACCCGTTAAAAATGGCTAAAGCGATGAATTATGGGGTAAAAGCAGGAAGAGAAGCTTTTTTAGCTGGAAGAATTGAAAAGCAGAAGTTAGCAAACGCTAGTTCACCTGAAATAAATATCTCAATAAAGTAATTTGATTCTTTAAAAATAATTTTAATATTAAAAAAATTGTAAGAATAGCCAATTTATTAATTAAAGAGAAAAGATTTGAAACTTTTTACAATCTTTTTTCACATTTTGGAAGCACTCTGTAGTAATTTAATAAATATAAAATGACATTTTAATTCTGGAGTTTTGAGTGAAAGTAATTGTTCTTGGCGGAGATGGTTTTTGCGGTTGGCCTTGTGCGGTGAATTTAGCGGAACAAAATCATGAAGTAATTATAGTTGACAACCTAAGTCGCAGAAAAATAGATATTGATCTTGAAGTGGAATCGTTAACCCCAATTTCTTCCATAAATGAAAGACTTTCTGCATGGGAAGAGACTGGTGGAAAACCAATAAAATTTATTAATATTGATCTTTCGAAACAATATCAAAAATTACTAAACTTACTTATTGAGGAAAAACCTGATTCAATTGTACATTTTGCTGAACAAAGGGCTGCACCTTACTCAATGAAATCAAGTTTTACCAAAAGATATACAGTTGATAATAATGTGAATGGTACTCATAATTTACTTGCTGCAATTGTAGAAAGTAATTTAGATATTCATATTGTTCATTTAGGAACCATGGGGGTATATGGATATGGATCACATAGAGGCGCAACAATTCCTGAAGGTTATTTAAAAGTTGAAGTACCTCAACCAGATGGAAGTCGTTTTGAAGAAGAAATTCTTCATCCCGCCAGTCCTGGCAGCGTTTATCACATGACAAAGACATTAGATCAATTATTATTTCTTTATTACAACAAAAACGACTTGATTAGAATCACAGATTTACATCAAGGCATTGTTTGGGGCACAAATACAGAAACAACATTAAAAGATCCAAGATTGACAAATAGATTCGATTATGACGGCGATTACGGTACAGTTCTTAATAGATTTCTCATGCAAGCAGCGATCGGATATCCCCTTACTGTGCATGGAACAGGAGGACAGACAAGAGCTTTTATACATATTAAAGATTCAGTAAAATGCGTTCAACTAGCTCTAGAAAATCCTCCAAAATCTGGCGAACGAGTAAAAATTTTCAATCAAATGACAGAAAGTCACCAGGTTGGAGAATTAGCTAAAAAAGTTGCTTCTCTTACTGGAGCAGAAATCAATTATTTACCAAATCCTCGAAATGAAGCTGTCGAAAATGATTTAATAGTTGATAATAAATGTTTCATAGAATTGGGGCTTAATCCCACCACTCTTGATAATGGCTTATTAGAAGAAGTTGTTGAAGTAGCTAAAAAATACTCTTTGAGATGTGATAAAAAAAGAATTCCTTGTATTTCAACTTGGACGAAAAAACAGGCTAAAGCAATAAAAACTAATTAAAAATAGTTTTAATATCTAACTTAAAAAAGTGAAAATTGCATTCTTTACTGAAACTTTTCTACCTAAAGTTGACGGAATAGTCACAAGACTAACTAAGACCATCGAATTTTTAACAAAAAATGGTGATGAAGTTATAGTGTTTTGTCCTGAAGGATGTCCTGATTCTTATAAAGGAGCAACAATAGTAGGAGTTGCTGCAATGCCTCTACCTTTATATCCTGAATTAAAATTAGGCTTACCTGGCCCTGCAGTCTCTGATAAGTTAGAAGAATTCAAGCCAGACTTAGTACATGTAGTTAATCCCGCTGTACTTGGACTTGGAGGCATATGGCTAGCAAAAACAAATAATATTCCTCTAATTGCAAGTTACCATACACATCTTCCAAAATATCTTGAACACTACGGAATGGGAATGTTAGAACCCCTTTTATGGGAGTTGTTAAAAGCAGCTCATAATCAAGCCTTATTAAACCTTTGTACCTCAACTGCAATGGTTAATGAACTCGAAGATAAAGGAATACAGAGGACTGCTTTATGGCAAAGGGGTGTCGATACTGAAAACTTCAGACCAGAATTACGAAGCGAAAAAATGAGAGAAAAATTATTTGGAAAATATCAAAATACGGATTCACTTTTGATTTATGTAGGTAGATTATCAGCAGAAAAGCAAATTGAAAGAATTAAGCCTGTATTAGATAATATACCCGGAGCATGTCTCGCTCTAGTGGGAGATGGTCCCTACAGAGGGCAGTTGGAAAAGATTTTTGAAAACACAAACACAAATTTCATAGGTTATTTATCTGGTGAAGAACTAGCCAGTGCTTACGCATCCGGAGATATATTCTTATTCCCATCAAGCACAGAAACTCTTGGGTTAGTATTGTTAGAAGCAATGGCTGCAGGATGCCCAGTAATAGGGGCTAATAAAGGTGGTATCCCAGATATTATCAATAATGGAATAAATGGTTGTTTATATAACCCAGATGAAAAAGACAATGGAGAAAGAAGTTTAATTGAGGCTACTAAAAAAATCCTTGCAGATAAGAATAAAAAAGAAGCTATGAGAAAAGAAGCTAGGAAAGAAGCTGAACAATGGGACTGGAACCAAGCTACTCTTCAATTACAAAAATATTATGCAGAAACACTTGAAAACATTTCCTAAATTTCTATAAATTAAGCAACATGTGGGGGTGGAGTAGGATTAATAAATGTATTGATTGGAAGTATTAAAGTAGCTATATTTTGATTCTTATCGGGCCTCTGTTTTTTAGGAAATCTTTTTCCAAATGGTACTCTAATTACATTAGTCCCTTCAACAGTATTTACCTTTGTATTATTCCGTAAGGAATTATTAACAAAATTTGGTAAATTCAAATTATTAATTGGCAAGCGCTTAACCTTACCAGATTTAAAATCTTTGCTCATAGCTTCAAATACCCCAAATAAATTTGATGCTTGATAATAATAATAATAATAAAATCTAAATAAATTCTATAAGAAAATATTAAATTTTTTATTCAATTTTACGGTAACTAAAAAACAAAAAGAATGCTAGTCTTTATGCACATTTTTTGTCATCTAAAAAATCTTTATCATTCACATTACAAGAACAAATTAAATTTCTATCTCCATAGGCATTATCAATTCTTGATACAGAAGACCAAAATTTATGTTCGAATTTACCTTTATACGGATATGCAGCCTTTTCTTTTGAATAAGGATAATTCCAATTATCTGCAATCAACTCATTTATAGTATGAGGAGCATTACTAATCAAATTATTATTTCTGAGATTAATATTATTTTCAATTTCTTCAATTTCTTCGCTTATTAGGATCATAGCTTCACAAAATCTATTTAACTCCGTCAAACTTTCACTTTCAGTAGGCTCTATCATTATAGTTTCAGGAACTGGCCAACTTATCGTTGGAGCATGAAAGCTATAATCTATTAATCTCTTAGCTATATCATTGACACTTAAACCTGTTTTTGACTTCAACTCTCTAAAATCAAGGATACATTCATGTGCGACACAATTATTTTGTCCTTTATATAAAATCTTAAATTTATTTTTTAATGTATTAGCAATATAATTTGCTGACAATATTGCATGACTACTCGCCTTTCTTAAACCCCTTTGACCAGCCATCTTTATGTACATCCAGCTTATTGGAAGAATGCTTGCACTTCCATGCTGTGAAGAAGATACAGAATAACCGAATTGACTAAAAGTATTATCTTTCAAAGAATGGGAAGGAAGGAAAGGACTTAAAGTTTCAGATGTTGCAACTGGACCAACTCCAGGACCACCACCTCCATGAGGGATACAAAAAGTTTTATGTAAATTTAAATGGCAAACATCCACTCCATAATCACCAGGCCTGCATAATCCGACCTGAGCATTAAGATTTGCTCCATCCAAATAAACAAATGCACCAACTGAATGAATTAAGTCACATATTTCTCTGATTTTTAATTCAAAAACTCCATGAGTAGAGGGATAAGTTAACATTAGTGCACCAATTGTATTATCAAATTCCTGGACCTTATTTAATAAATCTTCATAAGAAATATTACCCTCAGAATCACATTTAATAGTTACAACATCAAATCCTGCCATCACTGCGCTAGCAGGATTTGTTCCATGAGCACTTTGTGGTATTAGGCATTTTTTTCTTAATAAATCACCTTTTGAAGAGAAGTAAGAATTAATTGCCAATAGACCCGCAAACTCTCCTTGAGAACCTGCATTCGGTTGAAATGAAACTGAATTCAAGCCAATTAGGTCACTAATCCATTTCTCAAGATCGCTTATTATTTTTGAATAACCATTTGTTTGATTAGCTGGAGCGAAAGGGTGAATTGACGATAAATTAGCCCATGAAATTGGACTAAGCTCTGCTGCAGAATTTAATTTCATCGTACAACTTCCTAGTGGAATCATTCCATCAACCAGTGAAAAATCTTTCTCAGCAAGCTTAAAAATGTACCTCATTAAATCAGTCTCACTTTGATAATTTTCAAATACATTTTGTTGCATCCATTCTTTATTTCTTAGAGGAATACCCTCAAATTGAAAACAATTATTAAGTGTAATGTGCGTTAAGTCTTCTTTTCTTCCTAGCCCATTTGCTACGCAATTTACTATCTTATGGATTTCATTTTTATCAGTAAGCTCATCTAGGGAAATTCCAAATCCTTTAGATTCCTCGATCGATGAACCCAAAGGTAAGATTCTAAAGTTGAATCCGTTTTTTAGAGCTTCTTTATGAATCTTTTCAGATTCCTCACAGTAAATATCAAAACTATCGAACCTACTCCCAAGAGGTATTTTTAAACCTAACTCAGAAAGTAAAGATTCTAGATATCGTCTTAAAACAACTAATCTCTTAGCCATTTTTGTTAATCCTAAAGACCCATGATATGTGGCATAAAAAGAAGATATTATTGCTAATAAAGATTGAGCTGTACAAATATTACTAGTCGCCTTTTCTCTTCTTATATGTTGTTCTCTTGTTTGCAATGCCAATCTCAGTGATTGTTCTCCATTTTTAGATAGAGTTTGTCCTACGATTCTTCCTGGTATAAGTCTTTTATATTTTTCAGTACATGCAAAAAATGCTGCATGAGGACCACCAAAGCCCATTGGGACTCCAAATCTTTGCAAACTTCCTACAGCTATATCAACTCCAAATTGAGCTATTGGTTTTATTAAAACTTGCGCAAGAGGATCAATAATTGATGTGACCACTATTTCTGCTTTATGAGCTTGGGAGATTAAAAATGTTGGATCAAATAAATCTCCATTTTTACCAGGAAGCTGGATTAATAAACCAAAAACATCATCATGATTATTAAAGTACTTTTGGTTAAAACGTTTTAACTTAATTCCTAATGGTTTGGCTCTGGTCAATAAAACATTAAATGTATGGTCAAAAACATTTTCATCTACTAAGAAAGTATTTGAGGACTTATTTTTCCTTGAAGAAAAACTCATTGTCATTGCTTCTGA is part of the Prochlorococcus marinus subsp. pastoris str. CCMP1986 genome and harbors:
- a CDS encoding NAD-dependent epimerase/dehydratase family protein, with product MKVIVLGGDGFCGWPCAVNLAEQNHEVIIVDNLSRRKIDIDLEVESLTPISSINERLSAWEETGGKPIKFINIDLSKQYQKLLNLLIEEKPDSIVHFAEQRAAPYSMKSSFTKRYTVDNNVNGTHNLLAAIVESNLDIHIVHLGTMGVYGYGSHRGATIPEGYLKVEVPQPDGSRFEEEILHPASPGSVYHMTKTLDQLLFLYYNKNDLIRITDLHQGIVWGTNTETTLKDPRLTNRFDYDGDYGTVLNRFLMQAAIGYPLTVHGTGGQTRAFIHIKDSVKCVQLALENPPKSGERVKIFNQMTESHQVGELAKKVASLTGAEINYLPNPRNEAVENDLIVDNKCFIELGLNPTTLDNGLLEEVVEVAKKYSLRCDKKRIPCISTWTKKQAKAIKTN
- a CDS encoding tetratricopeptide repeat protein — translated: MEISSFQSYLIILFIVLIIISIFVFRQFLRTRKEELNLVKFEQKGLNSLTKASELYEFGSIQIKKRLYTEASKTFLKAVESYDNEPDEAKAIIENALGFSYAAQNEFKKAIKHYNSAIKSLPEYTVALNNLASAQQRLLEYDLAYATYKKVLVIDPNNKTAIKKSKELEKRNNYTPFKGIKDKGF
- a CDS encoding thiazole synthase, with translation MKEDSCLQIGGKSFSSRLMVGTGKYTSSEVMLESLANTESEIVTVAVRRIQNNQNGENLLEKIDWKKFWMLPNTAGCTNSDEAIRIAILGRELAKLSGQEENNFVKLEVIPDKKYLLPDPIETLKAAEILINKDFIVLPYINADPILAKKLEEIGCSTVMPLGSPIGSGQGLLNLSNISIIIENSNIPVIIDAGIGVPSEASQAMELGADGVLINSAIALAKNPLKMAKAMNYGVKAGREAFLAGRIEKQKLANASSPEINISIK
- the rpmI gene encoding 50S ribosomal protein L35, which encodes MSKLKTRKSAAKRFKATATGKFTRRRAFHNHLLDHKSSKLKRHLKTKAVVDERDADNVKLMIPYA
- the gcvP gene encoding aminomethyl-transferring glycine dehydrogenase, whose amino-acid sequence is MNPKSNTDLFIDRHLGLNDNDEKKMLQKLGFNNIDEFIHQVIPEDIQLKEKCSDVLPKGCSEIEALNELEEISNKNHKFRSLIGLGYYGTHTPKVIQRHVLENPRWYTAYTPYQAEIAQGRLEALFNFQTLICELTGFSIANASLLDEGTAASEAMTMSFSSRKNKSSNTFLVDENVFDHTFNVLLTRAKPLGIKLKRFNQKYFNNHDDVFGLLIQLPGKNGDLFDPTFLISQAHKAEIVVTSIIDPLAQVLIKPIAQFGVDIAVGSLQRFGVPMGFGGPHAAFFACTEKYKRLIPGRIVGQTLSKNGEQSLRLALQTREQHIRREKATSNICTAQSLLAIISSFYATYHGSLGLTKMAKRLVVLRRYLESLLSELGLKIPLGSRFDSFDIYCEESEKIHKEALKNGFNFRILPLGSSIEESKGFGISLDELTDKNEIHKIVNCVANGLGRKEDLTHITLNNCFQFEGIPLRNKEWMQQNVFENYQSETDLMRYIFKLAEKDFSLVDGMIPLGSCTMKLNSAAELSPISWANLSSIHPFAPANQTNGYSKIISDLEKWISDLIGLNSVSFQPNAGSQGEFAGLLAINSYFSSKGDLLRKKCLIPQSAHGTNPASAVMAGFDVVTIKCDSEGNISYEDLLNKVQEFDNTIGALMLTYPSTHGVFELKIREICDLIHSVGAFVYLDGANLNAQVGLCRPGDYGVDVCHLNLHKTFCIPHGGGGPGVGPVATSETLSPFLPSHSLKDNTFSQFGYSVSSSQHGSASILPISWMYIKMAGQRGLRKASSHAILSANYIANTLKNKFKILYKGQNNCVAHECILDFRELKSKTGLSVNDIAKRLIDYSFHAPTISWPVPETIMIEPTESESLTELNRFCEAMILISEEIEEIENNINLRNNNLISNAPHTINELIADNWNYPYSKEKAAYPYKGKFEHKFWSSVSRIDNAYGDRNLICSCNVNDKDFLDDKKCA
- a CDS encoding glycosyltransferase family 4 protein, with protein sequence MKIAFFTETFLPKVDGIVTRLTKTIEFLTKNGDEVIVFCPEGCPDSYKGATIVGVAAMPLPLYPELKLGLPGPAVSDKLEEFKPDLVHVVNPAVLGLGGIWLAKTNNIPLIASYHTHLPKYLEHYGMGMLEPLLWELLKAAHNQALLNLCTSTAMVNELEDKGIQRTALWQRGVDTENFRPELRSEKMREKLFGKYQNTDSLLIYVGRLSAEKQIERIKPVLDNIPGACLALVGDGPYRGQLEKIFENTNTNFIGYLSGEELASAYASGDIFLFPSSTETLGLVLLEAMAAGCPVIGANKGGIPDIINNGINGCLYNPDEKDNGERSLIEATKKILADKNKKEAMRKEARKEAEQWDWNQATLQLQKYYAETLENIS
- the rplT gene encoding 50S ribosomal protein L20, which produces MARVKRGNIARKRRNKILNLAKGFRGGNKNLFRTANQRVMKALCNAYRDRRRRKRDFRRLWISRINASARINGTNYSRLINGMKNSEIIINRKMLAQLALSDPQCFEKIVSTVNN